The Chanos chanos chromosome 9, fChaCha1.1, whole genome shotgun sequence genome includes the window TCGACAGCAACATGAACGTGACCCTGAGCCCCTAACGGATTTAGTTGCTGATAAAGTAACAGAGCTCACCTTTTTCACAGTGCACATATTGGTTAACTGTAGATCTAAATACTGGCAAGCCTACGCTGCTGGTCTACGACTTACAAAGGGTCACACCAGTCAGAAGATAAGAAGAGACGAAGACCttcatcatcattcatcatGAAGCACATTgtagtgtttttggtttgttgatCTTTGGTGTTGACATATCGCCCAAAAGATAATTGTTTTGAGAGCATACTGAACAAAATACGTTACATGCTGTATGGTAATTGTAGTGTTTGTGTACAACATGTTCAGAGTGTTGGGGTGGGAATACCATGGGTAGCTCATCAGATATCACATTGTGATACCTGTTCCCTTTTGCACACCATCCATGGCTCTCCAAATGTTTCTTGTTGTCACAACATGACTGGTCTAGGAGTGGGTAAATGCTGAGATCCAGATGCAAAATTGTGCAACACCATTTACATTCCATCAGTCAGCTGGTCCGATGTTTCAACACCTTTAACTTTTTCTTGGTATGTTAAGCAGATTGGAGGATCACCTTTTCTGGGTGAAATTCATCGACctaagtgtttgtatgtttatgaaGTACACGGTACTTCACTTCTTCATGCTAAAATGACTCTGTCACAAGTTGTGTAACTAATCCTTCAGCTTGGTCTAAGCTGCTATCCATCAATCACTCAGTAGCTCTACGGACATACTGCATATAATGAATTACCAATTCGTTTTAGTGGTAGGTGTATATTGGTTTACCTGTTACTTGCTATTAGACCTAGATTTCCAAATCAGACATTTACATCACCTGACACATTGACTGAAAGACAGCGTGGCCATTCACTCATATTTAGAGAATAGAGAATTATACCAAACGTTCTTTCAGTGTTAATTGACAGTACTCAAATCTTGCTTGCTCAACATCCAACTTCCCAAGTCTGTTGGTATTTAGTTACCACACCTAGTACCACTCCAGGGGGGTACTCCAGAAAGCGGATttagttagttaactcagagcaagtagtaaacctcctaatagaagagccatatggctttgtttttttgactaggagaatgaagccattgGGCTCTTCTATTacgaggtttactacttactctgagttagctaactctgagttttcaccaaacccactttctggaataccccccaggtagggaaataaaaacattttagtgtTTGTTCCCTAATGGTACCCGCTCATGGCAGATGGTGTTTATGTACCTGCAGGTATTATGCTGACCCTTACATCTCGATTTCGAAGTAATTTTTCTTGGGAGTCCTGATCTTACTTAAGGTCCCCAGTTATGATACAGGTAACATTAGCCAAGACTGAACGTCGTTGTGATGCTGAAGATTCATTTGGTTGTGTAGAACATTTTACCTGTGTACATTAATTCCTAGCTATGGTGTTATGCAATCTCTAGATCAGATTAGGGCTCTGCCACATGAAGTACAGAAGCTTCCCAATGATAACATCTCTGATCTGAGTTTCAAGCTTCAGAATAAGGTGAATAACAACAGTGGTTGGTTTAGTAGTCTATTTGGGGAAATGTGGCCTGTGGCTCAGGATGTGTTATATGTCCTAGTGCTGATTTTGGGAGTGAGGCTGTTCCTTTATCTCACTTGGAGActtatgtgttgtggtattaCGACCTTTACTACCTCACGACAGCAGCCAAAATATCGGCACGCTACAAGGCCTCTAATGCCTCTCTGAATTTGACACTTATTCTCTCATTTGCATGGTATGTGGATTGAATCTGTTAGACCTCCTCACTCAAGGATGTAGATGAGTAATGGATTGGCTACAACAACTCAATCCTACACAGACcacttactgtttttttgttgggttttttttaccccccaGGTATTCCTCAGTTTTCTctggtaaggaaaaaaaagtagactCTGCACTTTTGTTGTGGGTGTGGGTCATTCTTACTGTGGTTTCCCTTGGTGTGTTTATTGATTAACTGCCATGGTTTTAAAGGATTCATTTGGactgaggtttttttggggaaggggggtgggaggggatgCTTTTGTGTCTTCATCACACTCCTCAGGCTCCGCATGCAGACGGCTCGACAGTGTCTGAGACGTCCTCAGGTTATAGTCTAGAAatgtattgcaaaaaaaaaaaaaaaacctccaatgtgtttttcaaaccaTTTTTCCCTCGAGTGACTGAACCTCTCAGTCAATCTTACTGATATGTTTGATCTGCCCTATCACTGCCTCTCtggatgctctctctctctctctctctctatctcacacatacacacacacacacacaaacacaccttcacacacctcAAGCAGAGACAGCTTTTATctggttctctctttgttttggcaTATCGGTCGATTTAAGTAGATTGGTAGATTTAGAAAGCTGATTTGGTTGGCTGCCTAGACCTGAAATTCTGAATGCTGATTAGTAGGATGCTTAATCGAATCCTTTTTCCCTGAGAAGCCGTCTGCAAACCCTTCCTCACGTGCTCTGGTACACTGAGACTAAATCCAAGGTTAGAAATATTCAGCTGTCATGAAACTGTCAAGAATGTTTGAGAGTCTATGGGTTATGGATACtaaaattatattttgaatGACATTCTTTACAATGAATGCGTGAGCTTTGTTACAGTTACCTCAGGTGTACACAGGTGTATTtaaatttattgttttgttttttttttcagtttaatgcaTTTATGTTTAGTACTGACCATAGttgtaatgtgttgttgttAACTGTTGGGTTTGTCGTTATTTTAGTGTTTACTGGTGACATGTGGATTGCAGTTAACTGTTTTGATTACCATCCCTAATACATATTAAGTGttaaattatttgtattatttttagtTGTAATAGTACctgtagtagtagtggtagtttATTTAGCAATggcattactactactactattaccacCATTAGTATCACTACTACTAacaattactattactattactactattatcACCACTAGTACTAGTACTACTAacactacttctactactagaGGAAACATTGGCTGCCCATTGCTATTGTTGTTTACGACATTTGCAACATTCTTTTGCACCTCATATCTTGGTAACTGTGAGCTCTCCAAACCTCAGTGGTGCTTGTTGTGACAGTGTCAATGTACTTGAGTACACTTCCCTCTGTTTCCTGTCCTCTGTTCTGGAAACTGGTCTGGGCAGAAAAACGCAAAGAGGAAATAACTCTGGTTCCCGTATTCATCAAATAtttccccctccacctccctcaCTTCCCTTTCCTCTTCCTGACAGTAGACACGAAGTGctgcctcttctcttttttctttgctcttctttttcttcaggtCAACGCTCTTGACTCCTTTCTTTTGGCCTTGGGGCCTGTTGCTTCACTCGCTGCCAAATATGTTTCTCTGCAATATTCCCCTCATTAAAGTTTAAACTCGTTCTCTCCGCTCTGCATGAGGAACGGAATTAGGATAACTCTCACTCGGCTGTAGACGGTGTACGGCCTTTATCTTTTGTTTCTGACGGGATCTTACAACAATAATTAGTAATTACGTAATGAATTAGACTCCTTTATTGTCTTCGCATTtttaatacactgaaaaaaaagaggtaccGACAACCTTCTAATACTCGAAAAAAGCAGGTTTATCAGCCATTGTCATTCGAAAATTTGGACACCAGGTGGCGACATCGTATATGTTACGATAGTTTTGTGTCTATTTTCaacaatgttttgtgtttcGTTCTATGGACATAACATACTCGTTTACAGTATTCATAAATAATGGAAGTGATGGAGCATCCTAATAAGGAATTTTGTCAGTCTATGCAGCCTTATTAATTAGTATTCCTATTCTATACgcataaaaaatgaaagatgtaGCACACAATTACATTTGGAAACTTggtttgtaaatttgttttatggcgtgtgtgtatgtgtgtgtgtgtctgtgtgtctgtctgtgtggcttCGAATTCGAGCCATAATGTCACGAACAGCTCTAAACTGAACATGGTCTATGCTAAGGGTCGTGAGGTTAAAGCGTGACGTGGAATTTGCACTCTGGGGATTGAGTACACACAGGGAAGAGAGCCGAACCACATGGACGGCGCTTCAGCTTCAGTGACTGTTAATGACAAATCAGTTCCACTTTTGAATGATCCTTAGTTTATAGATTGGTGTAATTTAAAAGGATCACAGTTTCCTGTATATATGTTATACATATtaatcattacattacattgtaTATCTTCAGGGAAAATTGCAAATAGAGTGGTTATATTTTATCAATGCAATAATATTCCAGTGGTAATAGGCTATGTTCCATATGTTATATTAGCTTATTACTGCGCTATTTGGTTGTCATATTTGCTTTCATTATTACATGATTTTCATAactggctctgattggctccaTTGGAGAGaaatttaaatctaaaaaaaaaggcaaaaaaaaacaacaactgtgcGTACATATCATTGGTCAAACTGATAAACAAATTCTAATGAACGCAAATCAATATAAATAGACTATAAAAATACTAAATTTACCAGCCAGTTAAAGATAAGGATAAGACCATTAAGTTTGTTGATTGAGGGGAAAATCAATGGTGAGGATTTTAAGCTGATCATTAATGACAGCTTTCTCCCTGCTATATAGCTCGttaaaccctgtgtgtgtgtgtgtgtgtgtgtgtgtgtgtgtgtgtgtgtgtgtgtgtgtgtttgtgtgagagagagagagagagagagagaaagacattgtaAACTCCGCCTTGTGATAATATTGTACgagttgccatggaaatgctGACAGATGTATGCTGATtttgagtggaaaaaaacaaggttaTATTCATTGGGAAATAATGGGACTtgtgaggatgatgaagatgaatgtGGTGTAGGACGATGTAACAGCATAACCCCCAGgggacctctctctgtgtgttattgtgttctGGAAATTGCCAGTGTCACTGACAGCTAAATGCTAAGCATAGCAAGACATTGACCAGGAAGCACAGGCCCTTGTGTGACTCattctctgtttgctctctccctctctctctctctctctctctctctctgtgtttctctctctttctgtaggtGATTATTCACCTGTTTCGATGTTTAACCCGCTGAACTGAGGAATCGTGTCTGAGGACGTTCAAGGAATTTCCTCTGCAGTGAATGCTGGGAATGCAGAGCTGGcacataaaagagagagagagagagagagggagagggaaagagagagaagcagagatgtgagacagggagacagtgCTACAGACAGGTTGGCTATATCCATCCCCTGGGTTTCAGTCTCACCTCTTCCTTGAAATAGAGCAAACCTCTCCGCTATCCAAGGTCACACTTACATGACGGCGGTGGAGACAGacaattacacacagagagagagagagatgagacagagagatcatgATATAACTTTCCCCCcatattttccccttttttcctaTTTCCACTTGTGTctttgtgatttatttatttacagttatcCAGCGCAGAGAGCTGACTTTCATTCTGTTCAAGCATTACAGAGTTTCCTCTTTGCAGAGAGAAGcctgaaactgaaacattagAGACCGTTTTGCAGTGCTTACTTTTAGAAAATGTGAACACTTTTATTCAGATATGCACACTTTCTGTAACCGTCCGTGCCCCCACATTTCCCATGGAGAGTTTGTAGATTTTAGTCCCCTGGCAGGCTTTCTGTTCACCCGTTCACCAAggctgacctcagatcagtaaTGATCAGGCCTCTCCCTGGCTAGCCCATTAAGGCTAACCTCAGATCAGCAATGATGAGACCTCTGTCTGGCTAGCCTATAAAggctgacctcagatcagtaaTGATCAAGCCTCTGTCCAGCTAGCCTACAAAGGCTGACCTCAGGTCAGTAATGATTAGGCCTCTCTCTGGCTTGCCCATTAAGGCTGGCCTCAGATCAGTAAAGATGAGACCTCTTTCTGACTAGCCTGCCAGTGTGCAGCGGGTGAATCCTAAACTGACACTAGGCCTGCAAAGTAGTTGTCTTAGATTAATCATGCTGTCCTTTCCTGTTTCCTCCCTAACCCCTctcccacataaacacacacactcacacacacacacacacacacacacacacacacacacacacacacagagaacgacTGCCAAAACACAGACCTCCAGTCCTGTAAAAACTCTTCAATAGGGGCAGGAAATGAGACATTTGGTGACTGTCTTTGTGGGAGATGACCAGATACAAAGAGCTTTTCCAAGTAACATATATTAGCCCTGACAAAAGTGCACTTTTGCATCttcatggaatgtttttttttttcctttgtacaAAGATGTACAATGGAAATTTAAGTCATTCTCATGAAGTCGtcatagcattttttttaatatttgcagTGAAAAAGCTTGTTTGAAAAGTTGCTGATATCAGTTTGGCATGTGTATGGTTTGTCTTTCTGATTTCAGATTATTGAGGTGACGTTCTCAGCGCTagcaatgaaaatatttatcttctttccaaaaaaaaaaaatctcaagtACTTATCGGATAATCAATGTTAtttgaaaactgtgaaaaaagacGATCTGCGATCTGTGATATGAGAGAGTCGTTTATTCACGGCTCTGTTTACAGGGATGAAGCTGCTTCACGTCAAGGCGCACAGAGGAATTAAACAGGCTTCTGAGATTACTGCAGGGAGACTGAATGCTCTTTCAAGACATCGGACAGTTAGTTTGCTCCCTGGTGATTTGcgccctcccccccaaaaagcCAGATCAGATTATAAACCAAAGTAAAGAAATATAACCCCGTATTGATTTGTGCATAGAGATCAGAGTTTGGTTGGTGTTTGGTGGTATGTTTCTGGGTTACTATCAGTCACAGAGCAAagaaatttaagaaaaatatcATGGGAAAAATGCAGAAACTTTTGGTTTGTCTGTAAGTGCGTGCATAGTACAGTTGCATACAGCGGTataaaactgagagaaatgacagactCTGCtaatgtgttagtgtgaggTGATGGAACCCAGACAGTACAGGGTGAGGTAATACACGCAATCACCTTtatatgatgatgtcataaaaaaaatcaataatataAGACTCCGAATTGACTTCATTAAAAACGAAGTAACAGTCTCTTTAATGAGTTTGTCATTTACAGTTTTActacagcaattttttttttttgtcatcaagTGAATGGATGTGTGaagtttgaaatattttcctctttGTAAACCATGACCCTCTAATATACATTTGTATTAGTCTTTGTTTCTTAACGTAAGCCAAAGCTAGACTTTTAAGTGTTTAAGGGCCATTGGTCTTTCACTGTTTGTCAATTATTACCTTGGTCTGTGACACAGAACAATCCGGAATCAATCCGGGTCACTCCACCAGTTAACATACCTTTAATATTTTGACAACAAATGGCAGTGTGGGGAAAACAGTTGGACTTAGTGACATGACGTTGCTTTATCTCATTTGTTTAGCATAAATAAGAATATTGTCCAGTCTCTCAAGGGTATTATAGCCTTTCCTCAGGATGGTCAGATTGGTGCCCTATGATTGATGTCATAAATGAATGATAAGCTACTGTGATGTACATGTTTGCGGTTGCAAACCTTTGGTCAAGTCCATGTGAATTTAGTCAGAAATCAGACCTGTTATTAAGATAAAACATCGACCTCTGTTTATAGTTCTTTCTCTGGTTATATTTCAGATAAAATGAACTACAAATTCAGAAAAAGTTGTTCAGAATGTCCTGGGGCAGGGTGGGGGTATACAAATATGACAGAAAGTGCGTAAATCACCAGTTTACTTATTCACTTAAACTGGAAAAAACCcgttacaataacaataacaaatgtTTTGGTGAAGTATTTTACGTCAAGGATGGTTGAGgcaaacacaaataaatctaAACTAAGTATTGCACGTCCAGCTATTTAATGACTAGATTTATATCTTTATTAAGGTAAGATTGGACTTTTCCCAAACTATAACCTTAATGAAGAACCATAGCTGTTCATTTATATGATGCaataaaacagagcagaatAGAAATATGCGACATTATAATTTCACTTAAAGTGAGTGTATTACGGAAATACCTCGTGGAATTGCACACAAGCAGCAACCGTTAAATTGTAAGTCTAGTAAACATACCCCGTGTTATACTAATTTTTATAAACAGTTGATTTTGTACACAAATTGGATAATTGCACGTGTACATACTCTGTGGCTGTGTACCCAAGCCGTGCACACGGTTAAAATCCGTTGTTGATTTCGAAGGGTTTATGCCTCTGGAGTACTGACGTCACCTGACGCACAAAGACATAGAACCGCCCCTTAATTCCCCTCACTCGGCATAGAGGCAGTGCTGTTCGCGCAGCGAGCGCTACTCTATCTCGTCAGTTTTTTGGTGACTATCCTCCGCTACTCACTTCTACTTCCTTTATTGTAACAGTTTCGGTGTCAGTGGTTGGCTCAAGAGGAAGTGTGAGGAGCGTGGCTCTTCACTTTCTTAGGAGAAACAAGAGGTATGGCGGAGAGGACGCTAGttagaagaaaacaacaaccaaagcACATTAAGCCAAAACAAGAACCAGAGACGAGAGAAACCTCTCCAACTCATGGACAAAAACAACTTCATGGAACATTGCAGTGACAGCGCGTGAGAATCCtcgaaaactttttttttacgtgtTTGGTTTAGTATCGTCTCACCACATGTACAAGTTCCAGAGCGGTGACTTTGCTcgactgacagtgtgtttatttatcgCGTGTGTCACTGACATTGACATTCTTATTGACGTCTTCAAAACCTGAAAGTATCCGTTCTTGTTGTGCGGGCATCGCTAAAAAAATTATTGTTCTATACAAACCCTCgtttaaaaaaatctgaattgtAACTCTGCCGCAGCACTACCTGGAGGCTTCAataattaaaaagtaaatacGTGGAAGTGTTGGCATCAGGACAACAAGCATGGGGGCGAAACAGAGCAGTCCCGCTGCTAACGGACGGATGCGTGCATATTCGGGATCAGATTTACCgtcaaacacatcagccagtAATGGAAACGGTAGGACTTCAGCCATGGCAGTGCGGTATTCTTACGGTGCCTCGGCTCACGGAGCCTCAGGTTCTTCGACCGCTGCTCACCATAATGGTCCCAGACCACGGTCCGTGGGTGGAAGTGGGAGTAATTCGGGAAATAGACCACAATCTGGCATTAATATACCCAGCAGTGGAGCGTACAGTTCCCAAGATTCGGGCAGCAGTACGCCAGAGGAGAacgcaggagagagagaccggGCAAGAGGGGGTCAGGGGGCTCCGCGACTGTTGATTGGATCATTACCGTCTCACCTTTCGCCTCATCTCTTCGGAGGTAAATAAAACGCAGCTTGCTTCAATGTGGTGGCTAAAGTAATGCGAACGCTGAAGTTTATCGTTTTATCTTTTATCAGTGTCAGTATTTGGTATTTGTCAAACAGGTCACAACCACAGGTGTGACAGTGCCTCTTAGATATATTCAGTAGTAGCCTACAAACAAAGACCAGTCAACCAGTTAGGAAGTTACGCGTTAATCAAAGCAGGTGCCTTAATACGAATGACAAGCTGAAGACGATTTGCATCCTTGTTTCGCTAAGTAAAACAACAAGAGGCATGGGAATATCTCAACTTTGTGTATTTGTCAAAACACGCAAAGGTTAACGAGTTAAGCCGAAGAGTTCAGTGACCAAGTTCAACTTGGAGTAACCGAGCCATATGCGACGCCACATAGGTGTCTGCAGCTGACCTAGATTCTGCAGAGTTTTGTGTTCGCCAGCCTTGGTCTGTATCCTGGTACTTTATTTCCTGGACACTGTTGAAGGATTAGTTTTGTCTAGGAATTTAGCAGATTAGGTacggggaaagaaagaaaaaaactcaactCTGAACGTTTGCAGTATAGAGCTGCTAAATATTCATATAGTCCCAGTCTAACACATTACCCCTGGGAAAAGATATTGCGCCgactccccctcctctcctctctccccagacCCTAAAAAGAGAAGCCGGTTGCCCTGGCCTTTGCGAATATTTCTTGGATGCTCCGTGACCTGGAATATAAACAGGACTTCTCAGGACCCACAATAACGTTATTCTAAAAATATGTCTGGATATTTTAGTAATATATGTAATAAGGATGTGTTTCAAGTGCCCATACGTCCTGCATGTCTTCGAAGAATCTCTGAACATTTTGTGATAACACACCGTGGT containing:
- the znrf2b gene encoding E3 ubiquitin-protein ligase znrf2 — its product is MGAKQSSPAANGRMRAYSGSDLPSNTSASNGNGRTSAMAVRYSYGASAHGASGSSTAAHHNGPRPRSVGGSGSNSGNRPQSGINIPSSGAYSSQDSGSSTPEENAGERDRARGGQGAPRLLIGSLPSHLSPHLFGGFKCPVCSKFVPSDEMDLHLVMCLTKPRVTYNEDVLSKDTGECAICLEELVQGDTIARLPCLCIYHKGCIDEWFEVNRSCPEHPSD